The sequence CTTCCTCCGCTTCCTCCATTTTGGTTCACACAAATCTCTTTCCTTCTCAGGATACTGCACACTTCCCTGTcgggaaatatttttttttaatttcagtaactcttttttaaaaaaaaataaatttgtttgagaacgtcattttaaaaaataaaaataaaaaattaaccgaatttatttaatcaatttttcttGTTCTGCCTCCAAATTCACAGATTCGCTCACACGAAAAGTGTGCGAGGGACCAGGGAAAAAAAtcccctttttttttattttcctttgatGTAGCACACAAGTACACTGACGCCTAATGAGCAAAAAGGGAGCAAATATATATTTCCCGCACAAACCCAACTGTAAAAAAAGAATTTCTTGTTCTTGACATACTTGTCTGTGTGTTTAATGGCCGATTTGATGAAATTATCTTTCAACTCTATGAGTTTTTCTCCTTCTATTGTAACCGCGTTTTCTTCGTCTTTTAATTCATCTAAAAGGGCCCTTTCTTTCAGCCAAAGATTACACAGAAGGATTTTATCTGTTTCAGATATCTCATCTCTTGGTGGTGAATTTTTACCCCCAAATCCCTTCAAATCCAGCAAGGAATTAGCATCTTTCAAGGTAAAGGCTTCAACTTTCTTGAACTTTCATTTTGTTGTGAGCTTAGCTTGGAGGATAAATTTgcaattttttgttcttttagtTGGAATTTAGTCGACTTAGAATAGGATGAAATTCTCTATTGATGCAAATTGTCTCTGTTACCACCGTTTTTTTCCTTGATGATTTCAGATGGTGGGTTCTTGATTTTTACAATTGGTAACTAACTGATGTTACGTTGTGCACATGATCGTCAAGTTATCAGATTTAATGTTGTCTGGACGTATATCTGAGCAATGTTGTGAATTCTTTGTTGTTTTAATTGTTCCCTTCAGCGGTTCAATAAATAGTAGATTGGTAAGTTCCTACTGGTGGTTAGGTTATCTAGATAAAGATGCTATTTTTAATGTAACAGCTTGTAGTTAGCCAATTTTTTGTTGGTTCACAAAATACAATCCTTCTTGCATGCTTCAGGGACATTTACCCTCAACCAAATAATTCGTCAGGGAGGGTTCATTTTCTCTGTAATCCACATTCTTGTAACCTGACGGTACTAGTATGGGGTTTAGATGAAAATGTAATGTATTAGGCATTTtgcctttttttcttttggaaaaatGACGAGTCTTCGACAAAGAAGGAAAATGCTTAGATGATTTTCTGTCAAAGTTCTTGTATAAGGTTTTTGAATGCCAGAAAATGTGCTTCAATATTCAATTAAAACAAAGCTCTGCAattcatatgtttttttttataattcaccTAATGTTTAGTGTTGCCATCGGTTTAAGTCAAGCATGCACCTACCTCTCCGGATCAAGACATAGATAATTAGGGCTTAAGATAGACAAGTAGCATTATCCTGATTCCCCCATGGCATTTTCAGTGGTAGAAAGAATGGAAGAGCTAAGTACAATTCCTCGAGCTAGTGTACATAATCTCTCCGTGGCTGTTATTCATATATTTGTTTATGAGTTTAGTGGCAGTGAAGTTAACAGATTGGAGAGACCAAGGTAGAATGTAGATAGATGGTTAGGTTCTTGCTGAAATACAACTGTGCCAGAATTTGGTGATTGGGTTCATGTCCGTTGTGATTTATCATTGGTTGGGTGCTTTAGAGATTGGATAATTACTTTAAACAAGCTAACAAACAAGTGTATTTTCTCCCACTGCTGTTGAATGACCTGTAGCTGGAGTGCACAATATTACCAAAATAAACAGGCAGCAGATTGTCCAATTAAGACTTAGATATCTTCAATAGTTTGGTATGGTCTATTGTACTTCATACTGTCTGATACACATCGAATTTAATAAGCTTCAGAATCCCATTCTATTTGCgcacttttgttttttggtaCTCTAGCTTGACACGAAGTTATGCTTGCCGATTCGTTCGGATTGTTGTCCGAAAGTCTGGATCTCATTAATTGTTTAATGGTGCTTAATCCTGAAACGAGCTCTAACATACAAGGTCGGTTTGGATGTATAAGAAGTACTTTATCAAATAGTATTTTTAAGTGCCATttttaagaaaacaaaaacTGTTTTATTCTTGGATGGAGTagttaaaataagtttttttttaaaaaaatgcgaAATAAAAATGCCAGAAGCCTAGAAGCCAAATTTTTTGAGATCGGACAGATTAagcatatttttaaaagataaatctagcaaagtatttttttttttcaaaaaccgaaaaaactctttttaaaaaaagttaatgTATCCAAACACACCCATAGTTGACATGTAGTAACCAATATTAGGGTTTGCATTGTTGATACAATCGAATTTATTCATCTTATTGTTAACTTTTTCATTTGatttatcttttcggttccaagCAATGCAGGGTTATTGTAATGTTAATTTTTTCTGAAACCGAACTTTCAATAAATGCTTGAAGTATTTGGACTGTTGGTTTTTAAATCCTTTATACAGATCAAATTATAGATATTTTTTCCTCATGgattgaagtttttttttttgcataacaACTTGTTTGTATTTATAGCGTATGTTCAGTTTTTTTTGTTCTGAGTTTCCTGAAACACAACTCGGTAAAATCATCACTAGAAAATCTAATGACACGCAATGAGTGGCCAACAATTGGATCACTCGGTAGGAAAATGATCCACGGGTTCTGGATTATGCTTCAGATTTTTTGGGACAAAGTGGTTTATATTCTTGCTACAGTCTACCTTCTGCGTTTGTTCTATGAGAAGGGTGAACtcttaatattttgtaatttgtCCAATGGATAtcacaatataaaaaaatcatgaaatcatgctGATTACTCATAATACATCGTTCTTTCTTCAGTTAATTATGTCTCTCCTCTTTGTGTTTATTATCAGATACAAGCAACTGTTACTGAAACTGAGCCACCCAAGTGGTGGGAAAGAAATGTGGGTCCAAATATGATCGATATTCATTCCACGCAAGAATTTTTGAATGCCTTGAGTCAGGCTGGAGATAAGCTAGTTATAGTTGAGTTCTATGGGACATGGTGTGCTTCTTGTCGGGCACTATTTCCTAAGGTAATATTCATTCAAGTATCTTACGTCTCTTGTGCAGTAAAGGCTTTGATTGGTATTTATCCTTCTTTCAAGAGAGTGACAATGCTTTGCCtatggagttttttttttcatttgtaattacATTTGGTCGAACTTTGGATCGTTTCTATTAGGTATAGAATCAGATGGAGTGTTGATACTGGTCTAATGTCATATACTCCACGATATAGGTCCTCTATTCATTCTTATGCCAAGATAGCGAAGGACATCTAATAATTAGACACACCCGCATGCATCGCGTCAAATTTATGTCTGATTTAATTGGAGTCAGGATGAGAATTCATGGAACTGGATGAAAACATTACTTCATTACTGAAATTAATTTACCAATTCCTGTGATACCCATTCctcaaataaatacatcattatatATGTTCTTGTAACTAACAAATCTTCAGAATTTTAATCTAGTGCAGAAGTGTAATTCTGTTTTCTGTTGTCAGCTATGCAGAACAGCCGAGGAACATCCCGATATTGTGTTCCTTAAAGTTAATTTTGATGAAAACAAGCCCATGTGCAAAAGTTTGAATGTAAAGGTTCTTCCTAATTTCCACTTCTACCGTGGGGCAGATGGACAGCTTGAGGCCTTCTCTTGTTCCCTAGCCAAAGTAAGTAAATCTGCTTCTGCATGGTTCTCCGTCAATTTTCGttcactaaaattttaaatacttcATGTTTTATTGTTAAAACCCGAGGTTAAAAAATTTGCAGTCCATCACACTATGGCCGTTCCAGATTTGGGTTAATGATGTACTAAATTTTTTCTTTGGCATCTGCTGTACTACATATTTTGAATTGCTAATTGATTGAAGTCTCTTGGTGTCATCCTGATTGACGTGAAATTGATCTGTTCTAGCAAGCTCCACTGCGGGTTTCAATAAAAATGGAAAGGAAACCACTAACCAGATAAAATTGTTGACATGGTGACACCATGGTCTTTACATGGGTTTGTGGTAGAAGCA comes from Primulina huaijiensis isolate GDHJ02 chromosome 2, ASM1229523v2, whole genome shotgun sequence and encodes:
- the LOC140971858 gene encoding thioredoxin-like 2, chloroplastic, with product MADLMKLSFNSMSFSPSIVTAFSSSFNSSKRALSFSQRLHRRILSVSDISSLGGEFLPPNPFKSSKELASFKIQATVTETEPPKWWERNVGPNMIDIHSTQEFLNALSQAGDKLVIVEFYGTWCASCRALFPKLCRTAEEHPDIVFLKVNFDENKPMCKSLNVKVLPNFHFYRGADGQLEAFSCSLAKFQKIKDAIALHNTARCSIGPPKGVGDLNLERLSAPKEKRPESSAA